In the genome of Deltaproteobacteria bacterium, one region contains:
- a CDS encoding HNH endonuclease, whose translation MKNLNIYDQDTFEFHKKVVGHKRNSEEDPTYKARVSALNDAIEKQFKKYDEKFDEDKLETLHSLGYTGDEKKILHKLYVFKSKVLQELKVQLTTDENNRIINTCQNCTISEVNSFDHLIPKEEFAEYVVNPKNLFPCCTTCNSLKSTAWREDNKRIFLNLYLDELPDVQFLFVEVMENSGELDLRYYLENKYGIDPELFHLIESHYYKLNLFQRFKESSDSVISEFETSINAFIKKLPIEDIKETIIEECEKNKKAFGHNYWKSILKMTLVNDFNYMSRFDK comes from the coding sequence ATGAAAAACTTAAACATTTACGATCAAGATACTTTTGAATTTCACAAGAAGGTTGTCGGCCATAAAAGAAACTCAGAAGAGGATCCTACTTATAAGGCAAGAGTTTCTGCGTTAAATGATGCAATTGAAAAACAATTTAAAAAATATGATGAGAAATTTGATGAAGATAAATTAGAGACATTACACAGCCTAGGATATACAGGGGACGAAAAGAAGATTTTACATAAATTATATGTATTTAAAAGTAAAGTCCTTCAAGAGCTTAAAGTACAATTAACTACAGATGAAAATAACAGAATAATTAACACTTGTCAGAATTGCACTATAAGTGAAGTAAACTCATTCGATCATCTTATCCCAAAAGAAGAATTTGCTGAATATGTCGTTAATCCTAAAAACTTATTTCCTTGTTGCACTACCTGTAATAGTCTAAAAAGTACAGCGTGGAGAGAAGACAACAAAAGGATTTTTTTAAATTTATATCTTGATGAACTACCAGACGTACAGTTTCTATTTGTTGAAGTAATGGAGAATTCTGGCGAATTAGATTTGAGGTATTATTTAGAGAATAAATATGGTATTGATCCAGAATTATTTCATTTGATTGAAAGTCACTATTATAAATTAAATTTATTTCAGCGATTTAAAGAGAGTAGTGATTCAGTTATATCTGAATTCGAAACTTCAATAAATGCATTCATCAAAAAGTTGCCAATCGAAGATATAAAAGAAACTATTATTGAGGAATGTGAGAAAAATAAAAAAGCTTTTGGACATAATTACTGGAAATCAATATTAAAAATGACACTGGTAAATGACTTTAACTATATGAGTAGATTTGATAAGTAG
- a CDS encoding helix-turn-helix domain-containing protein: MNKKELLGIRVKELRKAKGLTQEKLSEQLNIDPKQLSRIEVGKSFPSFDTLENITRVLEVEMKELFEFERHLKSPQEMRAEIEKLINKADDEKLVLLLNLIRAAVEK; the protein is encoded by the coding sequence ATGAATAAAAAGGAACTGTTAGGGATAAGAGTGAAAGAATTGCGTAAGGCCAAAGGCCTGACTCAAGAAAAACTATCGGAACAACTGAATATTGACCCGAAACAATTAAGCAGAATAGAAGTGGGCAAGAGCTTCCCCTCCTTCGATACGCTTGAAAATATTACCAGGGTATTGGAAGTAGAGATGAAAGAACTTTTTGAGTTTGAGCGCCACCTTAAAAGTCCGCAAGAGATGAGAGCGGAGATTGAAAAACTGATTAATAAAGCAGATGATGAAAAGCTTGTTCTTTTGTTGAATTTGATCAGGGCGGCAGTGGAGAAGTAG
- a CDS encoding NnrS family protein has product MSLFKRNRSSYQISSMKRTRIPVFHRFWGAAMLAGLFIGFPLGSWTWAMLNGLVDILPGYADLKAVHLSVQVFVFFGLFVAGFALQSGAHVLGGSPPKSEQVIWIYPLILLGVILKVIPSANVQIAGNALITAGNLWLLFVMVRTALGGAQERLIPIGSLFFVGFLTLAVAPWLDLSQPPQGFFVLWSGVFLIVLAAGQQLIANVLGAKRFNSLGGVLFALTAIASVVVLGLTVFTEMELLQVTGILMALAIIIYLAFLGVIPALIKTGFTSLVLAFVFNFFWALAIAFALIFADPTWDAILHILALGSVTTMIIAVGARVLGFFSGKVALSEGALTLLIVAWQLVPLLRGGAQLFDFSALFLILWAEILFSLWAILCFKRVLKVMNPDKVEE; this is encoded by the coding sequence ATGTCTCTATTTAAACGCAATAGAAGTTCTTATCAAATCTCATCCATGAAGCGGACACGAATACCTGTCTTTCATCGTTTTTGGGGCGCTGCCATGCTGGCAGGTCTTTTCATCGGGTTTCCCCTGGGAAGCTGGACCTGGGCAATGCTGAACGGGCTTGTCGATATTTTACCCGGCTATGCCGATTTAAAAGCGGTTCATTTGTCTGTCCAGGTTTTTGTATTCTTTGGATTATTTGTTGCCGGATTTGCTTTGCAGTCAGGAGCACATGTCCTGGGGGGATCACCACCAAAATCAGAGCAGGTAATCTGGATTTATCCGCTTATTCTTTTGGGTGTCATACTAAAAGTCATTCCTTCGGCGAATGTGCAAATAGCAGGCAATGCGCTTATTACAGCAGGTAATCTCTGGCTGCTTTTCGTTATGGTTCGTACCGCTCTTGGTGGAGCTCAGGAACGCCTTATCCCCATTGGGAGCCTTTTCTTTGTCGGATTTCTGACGCTGGCCGTCGCTCCCTGGCTTGATTTAAGCCAACCGCCGCAAGGCTTCTTTGTCCTGTGGTCCGGTGTTTTTCTTATCGTTCTGGCGGCGGGTCAGCAACTGATTGCCAATGTGCTGGGAGCAAAACGTTTTAACTCCCTTGGTGGCGTGCTCTTTGCCCTGACAGCTATTGCTTCTGTGGTTGTGCTGGGACTGACCGTTTTTACTGAAATGGAACTGCTGCAAGTGACGGGCATATTAATGGCCCTTGCTATTATTATCTACCTTGCTTTTCTCGGCGTCATCCCGGCATTGATTAAAACGGGCTTTACTTCCCTTGTCCTTGCCTTTGTCTTTAATTTTTTCTGGGCACTGGCCATTGCCTTTGCATTGATTTTTGCCGATCCCACGTGGGACGCCATACTTCACATCCTGGCATTAGGCAGTGTTACCACCATGATTATTGCCGTTGGCGCCAGGGTGTTGGGGTTTTTCTCGGGCAAGGTTGCTCTTTCCGAGGGAGCGCTGACGCTATTGATTGTTGCCTGGCAATTGGTTCCACTCCTTCGTGGAGGTGCGCAATTGTTTGATTTTTCAGCCCTCTTTTTAATCC